The proteins below come from a single Streptosporangiales bacterium genomic window:
- a CDS encoding ATP-dependent Clp protease proteolytic subunit: MTPQARSGQAPALGLDEDVYRRLLRERIIFLGKAVDDEIANAICAQLLLLSAEDPDRDIWLYINSPGGSVYSGMAIYDTLHFVPNDVATVAVGLAASMGQFLLSAGAEGKRYATPHASILMHQPHGGFGGTASDIAIQAEQMLHMKRKMAEITAERTGKTVEQIERDGDRDRWFTADQALDYGFIDHVYQNAEQLPSGTVS, translated from the coding sequence ATGACGCCCCAGGCCAGGTCCGGCCAGGCGCCGGCGCTGGGCCTCGACGAGGACGTCTACCGCCGGCTGCTGCGGGAGCGCATCATCTTCCTCGGCAAGGCCGTCGACGACGAGATCGCCAACGCGATCTGCGCGCAGCTGCTGCTGCTGTCCGCCGAGGACCCCGACCGCGACATCTGGCTCTACATCAACAGCCCCGGCGGCTCGGTCTACTCGGGCATGGCGATCTACGACACCCTGCATTTCGTGCCCAACGACGTCGCCACGGTGGCGGTCGGCCTCGCGGCGTCCATGGGGCAGTTCCTGCTCTCCGCCGGCGCCGAGGGCAAGCGGTACGCCACCCCGCACGCGTCGATCCTGATGCACCAGCCGCACGGCGGCTTCGGCGGCACGGCGTCCGACATCGCGATCCAGGCCGAGCAGATGCTGCACATGAAGCGGAAGATGGCCGAGATCACCGCGGAGCGCACCGGCAAGACCGTCGAGCAGATCGAGCGCGACGGCGACCGCGACCGTTGGTTCACGGCCGACCAGGCGCTCGACTACGGGTTCATCGACCACGTCTACCAGAACGCCGAGCAGTTGCCGTCCGGCACCGTCTCCTGA
- a CDS encoding ATP-dependent Clp protease proteolytic subunit, which translates to MTTPGPDSRYIIPSFVERTSYGVKEQNPYNKLFEDRIIFMGVQIDDTSANDIMAQLLTLESMDPDREIQIYINSPGGSFTALTAIYDTMQFVRPDVRTICIGQAASAAAVLLAAGTKGKRSALANSRILLHQPAIQEGGGQASDIEIQAREILRMRALLEELVSKHSNKDLDQVHRDIERDKILTAPEALDYGLIDRVVTTRTTPGTD; encoded by the coding sequence ATGACCACACCGGGACCCGACAGCCGCTACATCATCCCGTCGTTCGTGGAGCGCACGTCGTACGGCGTCAAGGAGCAGAACCCGTACAACAAGCTCTTCGAGGACCGCATCATCTTCATGGGCGTGCAGATCGACGACACGTCCGCCAACGACATCATGGCGCAGCTGCTGACGCTGGAGTCGATGGATCCCGACCGCGAGATCCAGATCTACATCAACAGCCCCGGTGGCTCGTTCACGGCGCTGACGGCGATCTACGACACCATGCAGTTCGTCCGGCCCGACGTCCGCACGATCTGCATCGGCCAGGCCGCCTCGGCGGCGGCGGTGCTGCTCGCCGCGGGCACCAAGGGCAAGCGGTCGGCGCTCGCCAACTCGCGCATCCTGCTGCACCAACCCGCCATTCAGGAGGGCGGCGGCCAGGCGAGCGACATCGAGATCCAGGCCAGGGAGATCCTCCGCATGCGGGCGCTGCTCGAGGAGCTTGTCTCCAAGCACAGCAACAAGGACCTCGACCAGGTCCACCGCGACATCGAGCGCGACAAGATCCTCACCGCGCCCGAGGCGCTGGACTACGGCCTCATCGACCGCGTGGTCACCACGAGAACGACCCCCGGAACGGACTGA